Proteins encoded within one genomic window of Felis catus isolate Fca126 chromosome C1, F.catus_Fca126_mat1.0, whole genome shotgun sequence:
- the ARHGEF16 gene encoding rho guanine nucleotide exchange factor 16: MSQRHSDSSLEEKLLEYRFHSELRLDARGNPASGLPMVRGALQLRDNEGFQLDTSVPPSVSPKDEEPRAVVLSTQSPAALKMGTQQLIPRSLAVSSKAKTPARHQSFGAAVLSKEAARRDPRLLSAPSFSLDDMDVDAGPGGALRRNLRNRSYRAAMKGLEAPGGERGPLQLSPKLQALAEEPSQPPARCPAKNKRTLGRKRAHKGSFKDDPRFYQEIRERGLNTSHESDDDLLDEPSSPDGTGKADAPIVVKSYRPAQITWSQLPEVVESGILDRLPAEERKRQEAIFEILTSEFSYQHSLGILVAEFLQSGELQATMTQMERHHLFSNILDVLSASQRFFEALEQRHKAQVCVEDISDILEEHAEQHFHPYVAYCSNEVYQQRALQRLMSSNAAFHEALREIEKRPACGGLPMISFLILPMQRVTRLPLLTDTLCLKSQGHPERYKAASRALKAISKLVRRCNEGAHKMERTEQMYTLHTQLDFGKVKSLPLISASRWLLKRGELSVVEETGLFRKLASRPTCYLFLFNDVLVVTKKKSEDSFVVQDYAQVDHIRVQKTEASDPSLLGGGGSRGSSVPHPFQVTLLHNSEGRQEKILLSSDSASDRARWIVALTHKERQSPANKGDLPQVEVTKAYLAKQADEITLQQADVVLVLEQEDGWFYGERLRDGETGWFPEDFARCITSRVAVEGNVRRMERLRVETDV; encoded by the exons ATGTCCCAGCGACACTCGGACAGCTCCCTGGAAGAGAAGCTGCTGGAATACCGCTTCCACTCCGAGCTGCGGCTCGATGCCAGGGGGAACCCGGCGTCCGGGCTCCCGATGGTGCGGGGCGCCCTGCAGCTCAGGGACAACGAAGGCTTCCAGCTCGATACCTCGGTGCCCCCCTCTGTGTCCCCTAAGGACGAGGAGCCACGGGCTGTCGTCCTGAGCACGCAGAGCCCCGCGGCCCTCAAGATGGGCACTCAGCAGCTGATCCCCAGAAGCCTGGCCGTGTCGAGCAAGGCCAAGACCCCGGCCCGCCACCAGAGCTTCGGGGCGGCCGTGCTCAGCAAGGAGGCCGCCCGGCGGGACCCCCGGCTCCTGTCAGCCCCCAGCTTCTCCCTGGACGACATGGACGTGGACGCGGGCCCCGGGGGGGCGCTGAGACGGAACCTACGGAACCGATCCTACCGGGCGGCCATGAAGGGCCTGGAGGCGCCGGGCGGGGAGAGGGGCCCCCTCCAGCTCAGCcccaagctccaggccctggcgGAGGAGCCCAGCCAGCCTCCCGCTCGGTGCCCGGCCAAGAATAAG AGGACACTGGGGCGGAAACGTGCACACAAGGGCTCCTTCAAGGACG ACCCCAGGTTCTACCAGGAGATCCGGGAGCGGGGCCTCAACACCAGCCACGAGTCTGACGACGACCTGCTCGACGAGCCGTCCAGCCCCGACGGAACCGGGAAGGCGGACGCCCCCATCGTGGTCAAGAGCTACCGGCCGGCACAGATCACCTGGAGCCAGCTCCCGGAG GTGGTAGAGTCCGGCATCCTGGACAGGCTGCCTGCTGAGGAGCGCAAGAGGCAGGAG GCCATCTTTGAGATCCTCACGTCGGAGTTCTCGTACCAGCACAGCCTGGGCATCCTGGTGGCCGAGTTCCTGCAGTCCGGGGAGCTGCAGGCAACGATGACCCAGATGGAGCGTCATCACCTCTTCTCCAACATCCTGGACGTCCTGAGCGCCAGCCAGAG GTTTTTCGAGGCCCTAGAGCAGCGGCACAAGGCGCAGGTGTGCGTGGAGGACATCAGCGACATCCTGGAGGAACACGCGGAGCAGCATTTCCACCCCTACGTCGCCTACTGCTCCAATGAGGTCTATCAGCAGCGCGCCCTGCAGAGGCTGAT GAGCAGCAACGCCGCCTTCCACGAGGCCCTGAGGGAGATCGAGAAGCGTCCCGCGTGCGGGGGTCTCCCCATGATCTCCTTCCTCATCCTCCCCATGCAGAGGGTGACCCGGCTGCCCCTCCTGACAGAC ACCCTCTGCCTCAAGAGTCAGGGCCACCCTGAGAGGTACAAGGCCGCCAGCCGTGCGCTCAAGGCCATCAGCAAG CTGGTGAGACGGTGCAACGAGGGAGCCCACAAGATGGAGCGCACGGAACAGATGTACACCCTGCACACGCAGCTGGACTTCGGCAAGGTCAAG TCCCTCCCGCTGATCTCTGCCTCCCGCTGGCTGCTGAAGCGTGGGGAGCTCTCTGTGGTGGAGGAAACCGGGCTTTTCCGAAAACTGGCCAGCCGGCCCACGTGCTACCTGTTTCTGTTCAACGACGTCCTGGTGGTCACCAAGAAGAAGAG CGAGGACAGCTTCGTGGTGCAGGACTACGCCCAAGTGGACCACATCCGGGTCCAGAAGACGGAGGCCTCCGACCCCTCCCTGCTGGGGGGCGGCGGCAGCCGCGGCTCCTCCGTGCCGCACCCCTTCCAGGTGACCCTGCTGCACAACAGCGAGGGCCGCCAGGAGAAGATCCTGCTGTCGTCCGACTCCGC GAGTGACCGGGCCCGCTGGATCGTGGCGCTCACACACAAGGAGAGGCAGAGTCCCGCCAACAAAGGAG ACCTGCCCCAGGTGGAGGTCACCAAGGCCTATCTGGCCAAGCAGGCGGACGAGATCACCCTGCAGCAGGCGGATGTGGTCCTGGTTCTGGAGCAGGAAGACG GATGGTTCTACGGCGAGAGGCTGAGAGACGGGGAGACGGGCTGGTTCCCTGAGGACTTCGCCCGATGCATCACCAGCCGCGTGGCCGTGGAGGGCAACGTGCGCAGAATGGAGCGCCTGCGCGTGGAGACAGACGTGTAG